NNNNNNNNNNNNNNNNNNNNNNNNNNNNNNNNNNNNNNNNNNNNNNNNNNNNNNNNNNNNNNNNNNNNNNNNNNNNNNNNNNNNNNNNNNNNNNNNNNNNNNNNNNNNNNNNNNNNNNNNNNNNNNNNNNNNNNNNNNNNNNNNNNNNNNNNNNNNNNNNNNNNNNNNNNNNNNNNNNNNNNNNNNNNNNNNNNNNNNNNNNNNNNNNNNNNNNNNNNNNNNNNNNNNNNNNNNNNNNNNNNNNNNNNNNNNNNNNNNNNNNNNNNNNNNNNNNNNNNNNNNNNNNNNNNNNNNNNNNNNNNNNNNNNNNNNNNNNNNNNNNNNNNNNNNNNNNNNNNNNNNNNNNNNNNNNNNNNNNNNNNNNNNNNNNNNNNNNNNNNNNNNNNNNNNNNNNNNNNNNNNNNNNNNNNNNNNNNNNNNNNNNNNNNNNNNNNNNNNNNNNNNNNNNNNNNNNNNNNNNNNNNNNNNNNNNNNNNNNNNNNNNNNNNNNNNNNNNNNNNNNNNNNNNNNNNNNNNNNNNNNNNNNNNNNNNNNNNNNNNNNNNNNNNNNNNNNNNNNNNNNNNNNNNNNNNNNNNNNNNNNNNNNNNNNNNNNNNNNNNNNNNNNNNNNNNNNNNNNNNNNNNNNNNNNNNNNNNNNNNNNNNNNNNNNNNNNNNNNNNNNNNNNNNNNNNNNNNNNNNNNNNNNNNNNNNNNNNNNNNNNNNNNNNNNNNNNNNNNNNNNNNNNNNNNNNNNNNNNNNNNNNNNNNNNNNNNNNNNNNNNNNNNNNNNNNNNNNNNNNNNNNNNNNNNNNNNNNNNNNNNNNNNNNNNNNNNNNNNNNNNNNNNNNNNNNNNNNNNNNNNNNNNNNNNNNNNNNNNNNNNNNNNNNNNNNNNNNNNNNNNNNNNNNNNNNNNNNNNNNNNNNNNNNNNNNNNNNNNNNNNNNNNNNNNNNNNNNNNNNNNNNNNNNNNNNNNNNNNNNNNNNNNNNNNNNNNNNNNNNNNNNNNNNNNNNNNNNNNNNNNNNNNNNNNNNNNNNNNNNNNNNNNNNNNNNNNNNNNNNNNNNNNNNNNNNNNNNNNNNNNNNNNNNNNNNNNNNNNNNNNNNNNNNNNNNNNNNNNNNNNNNNNNNNNNNNNNNNNNNNNNNNNNNNNNNNNNNNNNNNNNNNNNNNNNNNNNNNNNNNNNNNNNNNNNNNNNNNNNNNNNNNNNNNNNNNNNNNNNNNNNNNNNNNNNNNNNNNNNNNNNNNNNNNNNNNNNNNNNNNNNNNNNNNNNNNNNNNNNNNNNNNNNNNNNNNNNNNNNNNNNNNNNNNNNNNNNNNNNNNNNNNNNNNNNNNNNNNNNNNNNNNNNNNNNNNNNNNNNNNNNNNNNNNNNNNNNNNNNNNNNNNNNNNNNNNNNNNNNNNNNNNNNNNNNNNNNNNNNNNNNNNNNNNNNNNNNNNNNNNNNNNNNNNNNNNNNNNNNNNNNNNNNNNNNNNNNNNNNNNNNNNNNNNNNNNNNNNNNNNNNNNNNNNNNNNNNNNNNNNNNNNNNNNNNNNNNNNNNNNNNNNNNNNNNNNNNNNNNNNNNNNNNNNNNNNNNNNNNNNNTTGGTAGAATAGGAATGGTGGTTAGAGATGAAGATTCGGTTTGGTTGAACAATGATAACGAGCGGTTCATAGCAAGGAGGAATTTGTTCATGTCAACAGTCGTCCCCTTGTTTTATAGTTTCCCGTGTTCACCATGCTTGGACCAGGATTTGGTACTCTGGTACATTGAGTGCGGCAAGGCTGGAGACATGTGTAATCGATGCTTTTGGATTAAAGAGGTTGCTCTGTTTCTACGGGATTTTCGGTGTTGCACTGGTTTTCCAGATTTCGACACATGGCAGTAATAGTGCATGGTTGTATTACCTAAACACTATATTATTAAATATAATTTTTTATGATATTTAATATGGTGCCTTACCCTTATCACTCTATCAATAAATATACTATTTTTGAAATTGAATGTGGTGTACAACATATATTTTTAAAAGAAATGATGTATTCAAACAAATTCAAATTCATATCGGTGACATTGTACAAAATTCAAATTCGTTCTGACATTGACAGGACTGATTAATACTTTATTTTCAATTAAAAGAGAATTTGTATTAATTCTGACATCCCCGAGAAAAAGTTCTACTAAACAATCATTTTACTTAATCGTTTAGGTTACCTTGAATCGAGGCAGGTTACCTAAACACTATATCAATAAATATAATCTTTTATGATATTTAATATGGTGTATTGCCCTTATCACTCTATGAATAAATATATTATTTTTGAAATTCAATGTGGTGTACAGCATATATTTTCAAATCAATGATATATTCAAACAAATGCAAATTCCTTTCGGTGACATTGTACAAAATTCAAACTCGTTCTGACATTGACGGGGCTGATTAATACTTTAGTTTCAATGAAGGATATTTTGTATTAATTCTGACATCCCCGAGAAAAAGTTTTACTAAAACAATCATTTTCCTTAATCGTTTAGGTTACCTTGAATCGAGAAGTGGAAAACTCGCCTTGGCATTATCTACTGTGTAGGGGATATTAATGCTAATTTCATATTACTTACTTCGTTTTATTGTGTTAAAACGGATCTGACCCTCAAACCATTTCATCACCAAAAAATTTCTTAACTCAAAATGGTTTTTGAAATCAAACAAGGATCGATGACCGTTGATGAATACGAGGATTTCTTCCTCGGTCTTGAGATCAAGAATCAAAAAAACGAGCAGGATTTGATTAAAATTGCTCGTGAAGGATTGAAGAAAGATATCCGTGAGGGTTTGGAATCTGAAGAGTTTGCAACTCTTCAAGCACTCTTTCTAGAAGCAGCCACAGTGGAAGAGATACTGGAAATGGAAAATTCTCCGGAAGAAAAAACTCGCAGACGTAAGAAGAGGAAGAACAGCTTATTGGACCCGGCAGATGAACTCCCCTGGGACAAACCGCAACCTGAAGAGGAGGAAGAGAGTGAAGACGAAGAGTCTGACAACGACTGGTCATATGAAGGA
This sequence is a window from Brassica oleracea var. oleracea cultivar TO1000 chromosome C1, BOL, whole genome shotgun sequence. Protein-coding genes within it:
- the LOC106336737 gene encoding uncharacterized protein LOC106336737 — its product is MTVDEYEDFFLGLEIKNQKNEQDLIKIAREGLKKDIREGLESEEFATLQALFLEAATVEEILEMENSPEEKTRRRKKRKNSLLDPADELPWDKPQPEEEEESEDEESDNDWSYEGDTRVEVEYDDMGFSTPGSVSAASGTVTNESESLTATNSTADGDSLADSSISFANIVAENSAAGGGSSP